A stretch of Aerococcus urinaehominis DNA encodes these proteins:
- the fabD gene encoding ACP S-malonyltransferase encodes MTLAFMFSGQGAQYTGMGQDLLAAYPELTSYFDRASQVVGYDMQDLCFNQTEKIHLTEYTQPAILTVSTAIHHLLDQAGIEADYLAGLSLGEYSALVAAGVLDFDQAVRIVQNRGRFMAHAVPNGVGKMVAVMNADRDLIEEICAACRDQLGSYVAPANYNTPKQIVIGGDNQAVDLACEKLQAAGVRKLIPLQVSGPFHTALLAPAAQELADYIADEDFKPLAKPVISNTTARPHTDQDLKARLADQVMMGVRWQDSIDYLIDQGVDTFVELGPGKTLMKFMKQIDKSVQAYHVEDVASLEKTLAALKGD; translated from the coding sequence ATGACATTAGCTTTTATGTTTTCTGGCCAAGGTGCCCAATATACCGGCATGGGCCAGGATTTATTGGCTGCTTATCCAGAATTAACCAGCTACTTTGACCGGGCTAGTCAAGTGGTTGGCTACGATATGCAGGACCTATGTTTTAACCAGACTGAGAAAATCCATTTAACTGAATATACCCAACCGGCAATCTTAACCGTCTCAACCGCCATCCACCATTTGCTAGATCAGGCTGGGATTGAGGCTGACTATTTGGCCGGCCTTAGTTTAGGTGAGTACTCGGCCCTAGTTGCTGCTGGTGTCTTGGATTTTGACCAAGCTGTGCGGATTGTCCAAAATAGAGGGCGCTTTATGGCTCATGCCGTCCCGAATGGGGTCGGCAAGATGGTGGCGGTTATGAACGCTGACCGTGACTTGATTGAAGAAATTTGTGCTGCTTGTCGCGACCAACTGGGTAGCTATGTTGCCCCGGCAAACTATAATACACCTAAACAAATTGTCATTGGCGGCGACAACCAGGCCGTTGATTTAGCCTGCGAAAAATTACAGGCCGCTGGGGTCCGTAAGCTGATTCCTTTACAGGTTTCTGGCCCCTTCCATACCGCCTTACTAGCACCAGCTGCCCAAGAATTGGCTGATTATATAGCAGATGAGGACTTTAAGCCGCTAGCTAAGCCGGTTATCTCTAACACTACTGCCCGGCCCCATACTGACCAAGACCTCAAGGCGCGTCTAGCCGACCAGGTCATGATGGGTGTCCGCTGGCAAGATTCCATTGACTACCTGATTGACCAGGGGGTAGATACCTTTGTTGAATTGGGACCGGGTAAAACCCTCATGAAATTTATGAAGCAAATTGATAAGTCTGTCCAGGCTTACCATGTTGAAGATGTGGCTAGTTTAGAAAAGACTTTGGCCGCCTTGAAAGGAGACTAG
- a CDS encoding beta-ketoacyl-ACP reductase, with protein MSDKKTVVITGGSRGIGAAIAHRYAQENYNIAIISRSGSQADHIQALEAEGVQVVDLKGDIADSDFAKAAIKEIRSHFGRIDVLVNNAGITKDGLMMRMKSDAFDDVLAVNLKGAFNMMQAVSKVMLKQKAGAIINMASVVAQTGNVGQVNYAASKAGLIGMTKTAARELGGFGITVNAIAPGYIETEMTDAIPNENKAAMLAMIPLGRFGQVDEIADVCYHLSQATYITGSTIDVNGGMYMN; from the coding sequence GTGTCTGATAAAAAAACGGTTGTGATTACAGGAGGTTCGCGCGGTATTGGTGCCGCCATTGCCCACCGCTACGCCCAAGAAAATTATAATATTGCTATTATTTCTCGGTCCGGTTCTCAAGCTGACCATATCCAGGCCCTAGAAGCCGAGGGTGTTCAAGTGGTCGATTTGAAGGGGGATATTGCTGATAGCGATTTTGCCAAGGCTGCAATTAAAGAAATCCGCTCACATTTTGGCCGCATTGATGTCCTAGTCAATAATGCCGGTATTACCAAAGATGGCTTAATGATGCGGATGAAATCTGATGCCTTTGACGATGTCCTAGCGGTTAACCTAAAAGGGGCCTTTAACATGATGCAGGCGGTGTCTAAGGTCATGTTAAAACAAAAAGCCGGTGCCATTATTAATATGGCCTCGGTTGTGGCCCAGACTGGTAATGTGGGTCAGGTTAACTATGCGGCTTCTAAGGCTGGGTTAATCGGTATGACTAAGACAGCTGCGCGTGAGTTGGGTGGTTTTGGCATCACAGTGAACGCCATTGCCCCTGGCTATATTGAAACGGAAATGACAGATGCCATTCCAAACGAAAACAAAGCAGCCATGCTAGCCATGATTCCCCTCGGTCGTTTTGGCCAGGTGGATGAAATCGCAGATGTATGCTACCACCTTAGCCAAGCGACTTATATTACGGGTTCGACCATTGATGTCAATGGCGGCATGTACATGAATTAG
- the fabK gene encoding enoyl-[acyl-carrier-protein] reductase FabK: protein MKTNFWQTLGVKYPIIQGAMAWVADADLASAVSNAGGLGVIGTGHDSVDMIQAKVEKVKTLTDKPFAVNVMMLNKEIDQVVDYLCQAGISTVTTGAGSPGKYMDQFNQAGIKVIPVVASVALARRMEKDGVDAIIVEGMEAGGHIGKQTTMALVPQVVDAVSIPVVAAGGIGDGRGMAAAFALGACGIQVGTRFAASKESNAHPNFKKRIFKAKDIDTVVTGEVTGHPVRVLRNKLTREYLALEKQLTGQENPDLSQLTTLGAGALRRAVVDGDLDRGSFMAGQIAGLIKEEESCEEIIQSYMRVCQATIMDQAKLWQSDDI from the coding sequence GTGAAGACAAATTTTTGGCAAACATTAGGTGTAAAGTATCCCATTATTCAAGGCGCCATGGCTTGGGTAGCTGACGCTGACTTAGCGTCAGCAGTTTCCAATGCCGGTGGACTTGGCGTAATCGGAACTGGCCACGACTCGGTTGACATGATCCAGGCCAAGGTGGAAAAGGTAAAAACCTTAACAGATAAACCTTTCGCCGTTAATGTGATGATGTTAAATAAAGAAATCGACCAGGTGGTGGACTACCTATGCCAGGCCGGGATTTCTACCGTAACAACGGGGGCAGGTTCCCCAGGTAAATATATGGACCAATTTAACCAGGCTGGTATCAAGGTCATTCCAGTCGTGGCGTCGGTGGCCCTAGCCCGGCGGATGGAAAAAGATGGTGTTGACGCCATTATCGTAGAAGGTATGGAGGCTGGGGGCCATATTGGTAAGCAAACGACCATGGCCCTAGTCCCTCAGGTTGTTGATGCCGTATCTATTCCGGTAGTAGCTGCCGGGGGTATCGGTGATGGCCGGGGGATGGCAGCAGCCTTTGCCCTGGGTGCCTGTGGTATCCAGGTGGGGACGCGCTTTGCAGCCTCCAAAGAGTCCAATGCCCACCCTAACTTTAAAAAGCGGATCTTTAAGGCCAAGGATATTGACACGGTTGTAACCGGTGAAGTAACTGGCCACCCCGTCCGTGTACTTCGTAATAAATTGACCCGGGAATATCTCGCCCTAGAAAAACAATTGACTGGCCAAGAAAATCCTGATCTCAGTCAGTTAACGACTTTAGGTGCTGGTGCCCTTAGGCGCGCAGTGGTAGATGGTGATTTAGACCGGGGCTCCTTTATGGCAGGCCAGATTGCTGGCTTGATTAAAGAAGAGGAGTCTTGCGAGGAAATTATCCAATCCTACATGCGTGTTTGCCAAGCCACCATCATGGACCAGGCCAAGTTATGGCAGTCTGATGATATTTAG
- the accA gene encoding carboxyltransferase subunit alpha: MSNENKNQPKTVLSPSQVVEAARRIDRLTSSEIIDQICDIFYEFHGDRLYGDDPAIYGGMGQIGDHKVTIVGTEKGHTIESNIARNFGSPHAEGYRKAIRLFKQAEKFNRPVITLINTSGAFCDTEAEDRGVGEAIAQSMQVLGQLKVPVIAILIGEGGSGGALALATANQVWMMEQAMYSILSPEGFATILWKDASRKDEAAELMKFTATDLYDLGVIDKIIPELKANGDKLSNRRLLRQLKTLITSSLDEMATWSADQLVNQRISRFRKY; encoded by the coding sequence ATGAGTAATGAAAATAAAAACCAGCCAAAAACTGTCCTTTCACCTAGCCAGGTGGTAGAGGCAGCTAGACGTATTGATCGGCTGACTAGTTCGGAAATTATTGACCAAATATGTGATATCTTCTATGAATTTCATGGCGACCGCCTCTACGGGGATGACCCAGCCATCTATGGTGGTATGGGCCAGATTGGTGATCACAAGGTAACTATTGTCGGTACCGAGAAGGGCCATACCATTGAGAGTAATATCGCTAGGAATTTTGGCTCTCCCCATGCCGAGGGCTACCGCAAGGCAATCCGCCTGTTTAAACAGGCAGAGAAATTTAACCGTCCGGTCATTACCTTAATCAATACCTCTGGTGCCTTTTGTGATACCGAGGCTGAGGACCGGGGAGTTGGAGAAGCCATTGCCCAATCGATGCAGGTCCTGGGCCAACTCAAGGTACCGGTCATTGCCATTCTAATTGGTGAGGGTGGGTCAGGCGGTGCCTTGGCCCTGGCCACAGCCAACCAGGTTTGGATGATGGAGCAAGCCATGTATTCGATCTTATCGCCAGAAGGCTTTGCCACGATTTTATGGAAGGATGCCAGTCGTAAGGATGAAGCAGCAGAATTAATGAAATTTACTGCCACCGACCTTTATGACCTGGGCGTGATTGATAAAATTATTCCCGAACTCAAGGCCAATGGCGACAAGCTCAGCAACCGGCGCCTGCTTCGCCAATTAAAAACTTTGATTACCAGCAGTTTAGACGAGATGGCGACCTGGTCGGCTGACCAATTAGTAAACCAGCGCATTAGTCGCTTCCGTAAATATTAG
- the fabZ gene encoding 3-hydroxyacyl-ACP dehydratase FabZ: protein MKAENKPIYTAAEIMDIIPNRYPICYIDRVDELEPGKRVVARKNVTINEDYFQGHFPGNPVMPGVLQVETLAQAGSIPLLLSPDFENKTAYLAGLDKVRFRENVVPGDVLTVTVDIHKLKRRMGNATGVITNEYGRVVCQCEMTFIITEIDQTV from the coding sequence ATGAAGGCAGAGAATAAACCAATCTATACGGCAGCGGAAATAATGGACATTATTCCTAACCGCTATCCAATTTGCTATATTGATCGGGTCGATGAACTGGAGCCAGGTAAGCGGGTTGTTGCCCGTAAAAATGTGACGATTAATGAAGATTATTTCCAGGGACATTTCCCTGGTAATCCAGTCATGCCTGGTGTATTGCAGGTAGAAACCCTGGCCCAAGCCGGTTCTATTCCTTTATTGTTGTCGCCTGATTTTGAAAATAAAACGGCCTATCTGGCTGGTTTGGATAAGGTGCGCTTTCGTGAAAATGTCGTGCCGGGTGATGTCTTAACTGTGACCGTGGATATTCATAAACTAAAACGGCGGATGGGTAATGCAACCGGCGTGATCACTAATGAATATGGTCGGGTAGTTTGCCAGTGCGAAATGACCTTTATTATTACTGAAATTGACCAAACCGTGTAA
- a CDS encoding beta-ketoacyl-ACP synthase III codes for MNDMKIIASSAYVPDRVVTNQDLENLVDTSDEWIQKRTGIQERRIAVNQSATEMASQVAKELLADSKIDPDAVKLIICATMSADHSSPSTAAGVQAAIGATNAMCFDLAAACSGFVYSLSVASKILASHDQGYAIVIGVEKMSRIIDWQDRTTCVLFGDGAGGVLLEAGSDSFVLAEDLKADGSQGQAILAGGHNAPNPFNQLESASDFYMQMDGRAVYDFSTRTVPQQIADVLAGAGKAVDQIDYFVLHQANRRMLKVMARKLGISPDQLPVNLDKYGNTSAASVPILLNELVKEGKIGLDQDQTIVLSGFGGGLTWASMVIKI; via the coding sequence TTGAATGATATGAAGATAATAGCTAGTTCAGCTTACGTACCTGATCGTGTTGTCACTAACCAGGATCTAGAGAATTTGGTAGATACATCTGATGAATGGATCCAAAAAAGAACTGGTATCCAAGAAAGACGTATTGCTGTTAATCAATCGGCCACTGAGATGGCGAGTCAGGTCGCTAAAGAACTATTAGCGGATAGCAAGATTGACCCAGATGCGGTTAAACTGATTATCTGCGCTACCATGTCGGCTGACCACAGCTCACCGTCAACAGCAGCTGGTGTTCAGGCCGCTATTGGGGCCACAAATGCCATGTGTTTTGATTTAGCGGCGGCTTGCTCAGGCTTTGTTTATAGCTTGAGTGTGGCTAGTAAAATTTTAGCTAGTCACGACCAAGGCTATGCCATCGTGATCGGTGTAGAAAAAATGTCACGTATTATCGATTGGCAAGATCGGACCACCTGTGTCCTCTTCGGTGATGGAGCAGGCGGGGTCTTACTCGAAGCTGGGTCGGATTCATTTGTCTTAGCCGAGGACCTCAAGGCTGATGGCAGCCAGGGCCAGGCAATTTTGGCTGGTGGTCACAATGCACCCAATCCTTTTAACCAGCTTGAATCCGCCAGTGACTTCTATATGCAGATGGATGGCCGGGCAGTCTATGACTTTTCCACCCGAACCGTGCCTCAGCAAATAGCGGACGTCCTAGCAGGGGCAGGCAAGGCAGTTGACCAAATTGACTACTTTGTACTCCACCAGGCCAACCGGCGCATGCTTAAGGTGATGGCCCGTAAGCTGGGGATTAGTCCAGATCAACTACCAGTAAACCTAGATAAGTATGGTAATACATCAGCCGCTTCGGTACCGATTTTATTGAATGAATTGGTTAAAGAAGGTAAAATAGGGCTAGATCAGGATCAGACAATTGTTTTATCTGGCTTTGGTGGCGGGTTAACCTGGGCATCAATGGTCATTAAAATTTAA
- a CDS encoding acyl carrier protein, with translation MSTFETIQELIADQLDIEKEEIKETTNIREELEADSLDLFQIINDIEDEFDVEIDEEEGINTVQDLVNFVDANK, from the coding sequence ATGTCAACTTTTGAAACAATCCAAGAATTAATCGCAGACCAATTAGATATTGAAAAAGAAGAAATCAAGGAAACAACTAATATCCGTGAAGAATTAGAAGCGGACTCATTAGACTTGTTCCAAATCATCAACGATATCGAAGATGAATTTGATGTTGAAATTGATGAAGAAGAAGGCATCAACACTGTTCAAGACTTAGTTAACTTTGTTGACGCTAATAAATAA
- the fabF gene encoding beta-ketoacyl-ACP synthase II: protein MTERVVITGMGAITPLGNDVATYWSGLKAGNHAFGPITKFDASELGVNLAAEVKDFKAKDYMDRKEAKRMDPYSQYGIAASQEAIKDAGLNLADLDTERFGVYFGTGIGGIQEIETSIRKMLDKGPKRVNPLFVPMAISNMGAANISMNLGLHGPALTMVTACASANNAIGEAFRYIKHGYADYMLAGGGESSINEIGMAGFDNLTALNDTDNPDRASIPFDKDRAGFVMGEGAGMLVLESLSSAQARGAKIYAELVGYGATSDAYHLTAPREDGMGAVKAMNLALAEAGLSHEDVSYINAHGTSTPANDSSETAAIKTAFGEELAHKIPVSSTKSAIGHLLGAAGAVEAIAAIKAIEEGFIPPTVGYQEQDPACDLDYVPNEGRAADVQVVLSNTLGFGGHNTVLCFKKIEA, encoded by the coding sequence ATGACAGAGAGAGTTGTAATCACCGGCATGGGTGCCATCACCCCCTTAGGTAATGATGTAGCTACTTATTGGTCCGGTCTCAAGGCTGGTAATCATGCCTTTGGTCCCATCACTAAGTTTGATGCCAGTGAATTGGGGGTTAATTTAGCTGCTGAGGTTAAAGATTTCAAGGCCAAGGACTATATGGACCGTAAAGAGGCTAAACGCATGGATCCCTATTCTCAATATGGCATCGCCGCCTCCCAAGAAGCCATCAAAGATGCTGGATTAAACCTGGCTGACTTAGATACTGAGCGTTTTGGTGTTTATTTCGGTACCGGCATTGGTGGTATCCAAGAGATTGAAACCTCTATCAGAAAGATGCTGGACAAGGGACCAAAACGCGTGAATCCGCTCTTTGTTCCCATGGCCATTTCTAATATGGGCGCAGCCAATATTTCTATGAATTTGGGTCTCCATGGCCCGGCTTTGACCATGGTAACAGCCTGTGCCTCTGCCAATAACGCTATTGGTGAAGCCTTCCGCTACATTAAGCATGGTTATGCTGACTACATGTTAGCCGGTGGGGGTGAGTCTTCTATTAATGAAATCGGGATGGCTGGTTTTGATAACCTGACTGCCCTAAACGATACGGATAACCCTGACCGGGCTTCAATTCCATTTGATAAGGACCGGGCTGGGTTCGTCATGGGTGAGGGTGCCGGCATGCTCGTTTTAGAATCCCTATCTTCAGCCCAGGCGCGCGGTGCTAAAATTTATGCGGAACTTGTTGGCTATGGCGCTACCTCTGACGCCTATCATTTGACAGCCCCACGTGAAGATGGCATGGGGGCGGTTAAAGCCATGAACCTGGCCCTAGCTGAAGCAGGTCTGAGCCACGAAGATGTTTCTTATATTAATGCTCACGGTACCTCTACACCAGCTAATGATTCATCGGAAACAGCCGCGATCAAAACAGCCTTTGGAGAGGAACTTGCCCACAAAATTCCTGTTTCGTCTACTAAGTCAGCCATTGGTCACTTATTGGGTGCGGCAGGTGCCGTGGAAGCTATCGCAGCCATCAAAGCCATTGAAGAAGGTTTTATTCCGCCAACTGTTGGCTACCAAGAGCAGGATCCAGCCTGCGATTTAGATTATGTGCCAAATGAGGGCCGGGCTGCCGATGTTCAGGTAGTCCTATCCAATACCCTAGGCTTTGGCGGCCATAACACTGTACTATGTTTTAAGAAGATTGAGGCGTAA
- the accB gene encoding acetyl-CoA carboxylase biotin carboxyl carrier protein, producing the protein MDINEMKELIAAVDQSSIQEFEANDQDYAIRISKLTEPKPIITGGMLTNPNDITDQPVASSVSSLDQTYVNQPEVNQAAESAVSNGTLIKSPIVGVVYLQPAPDKDVFKEVGDSVREGETLCIVEAMKLMNEIPSTVAGKVAKVLVENGQVVEYDQPLFEII; encoded by the coding sequence ATGGATATTAATGAAATGAAAGAACTGATTGCGGCTGTTGACCAGTCTAGCATTCAGGAATTTGAAGCAAATGACCAGGATTATGCCATTCGTATTTCAAAACTAACTGAACCCAAACCGATCATTACTGGTGGGATGTTAACAAATCCAAATGATATCACTGACCAGCCAGTAGCTAGCAGTGTCAGCTCACTTGACCAAACTTATGTAAACCAGCCAGAAGTTAATCAAGCTGCTGAGTCTGCTGTTAGCAATGGCACTTTGATCAAGTCGCCAATCGTAGGGGTAGTATACCTACAACCAGCTCCGGATAAGGATGTCTTTAAAGAAGTTGGTGACTCAGTGCGTGAGGGCGAGACCTTGTGTATTGTTGAAGCCATGAAGTTGATGAATGAAATTCCATCAACTGTAGCCGGCAAGGTGGCTAAGGTCTTGGTAGAAAATGGTCAAGTGGTTGAGTATGACCAACCCCTGTTTGAAATCATTTAA
- the accD gene encoding acetyl-CoA carboxylase, carboxyltransferase subunit beta, which produces MGFSRRKSYIKIPSRNDQSKRPVDKNNAPTIPDGMWQKCPNCKQTVLSDDLGDNKVCPHCNYHFRLASKDRLAMVCDHDSFEELFVDDTINNPLDFPGYADKKKAAQDKTGLDEAIVTGVGRILNYPACIGVMDAHFMMGSMSAMVGEKITRLFEYALDHRMPVIIFTASGGARMQEGIMSLMQMAKVSQAVAQHSQAGLLYIPVLTDPTTGGVTASFAMQGDIILAEPGAMIGFAGKRVIEQTIRQELPENFQTAEHQLKHGFIDMIVPRWKMQVVLAELLYLHHQEVGR; this is translated from the coding sequence ATGGGTTTTTCCCGCCGAAAGTCATATATAAAAATACCTAGTCGTAATGATCAAAGCAAACGACCAGTGGACAAAAATAATGCCCCTACCATTCCTGATGGAATGTGGCAAAAATGTCCTAACTGCAAGCAAACGGTTTTAAGTGATGATCTAGGGGATAATAAAGTCTGCCCACATTGTAACTATCATTTTCGCTTGGCCAGTAAGGACCGCTTAGCTATGGTGTGTGACCATGACAGCTTTGAGGAATTATTTGTTGATGACACCATTAACAATCCCTTGGACTTTCCCGGCTATGCAGATAAGAAAAAAGCAGCCCAGGACAAGACTGGTCTAGACGAGGCAATTGTGACAGGCGTGGGCCGCATCCTCAATTATCCAGCTTGTATCGGTGTCATGGATGCACACTTTATGATGGGCTCTATGTCAGCCATGGTGGGGGAAAAGATTACCCGTCTGTTTGAATATGCCCTGGACCACCGGATGCCAGTCATTATTTTTACTGCTTCAGGGGGTGCCCGGATGCAAGAGGGCATCATGTCCTTGATGCAGATGGCCAAGGTTTCCCAGGCTGTGGCCCAGCACAGCCAAGCTGGCCTGCTCTATATACCGGTTTTGACGGATCCAACGACCGGTGGGGTCACAGCTTCTTTTGCCATGCAGGGCGATATTATCCTGGCCGAACCTGGTGCTATGATTGGTTTTGCTGGTAAGCGGGTGATTGAACAGACGATCCGCCAAGAATTACCAGAAAACTTCCAGACGGCTGAACACCAACTTAAGCATGGTTTTATTGATATGATTGTACCCCGTTGGAAGATGCAAGTCGTTTTAGCTGAGTTGCTGTATCTCCACCACCAGGAAGTAGGTCGCTAG
- the accC gene encoding acetyl-CoA carboxylase biotin carboxylase subunit, whose translation MFEKILIANRGEIACRIIRTCQELGIATVAIYSTADRDALHVRLADQAVCIGGPQSSDSYLDMQAILSAAYVTQAQAIHPGFGFLAENAKFARLCQEMNIKFIGPSPDVIDKMGDKQHARQTMIAAQVPVTPGSEGFITTVDQGLTVAQKVGYPVLLKATAGGGGKGMRVVASPADLDHQFHEAQREAKQAFGDDRLYLEKIIAPARHIEVQIIGDQAGNVIHLGERECSLQRNHQKVLEETPSPFISDQTRTAITQAAVRAGAGVGYEGAGTIEFLVDNDQNFYFMEMNTRIQVEHPVTEEVTGVDIVAEQIRVAAGLPLSYDQEDIIFEGHAIECRINAEDPSQNFMPAMGTFDFIHFPQGGLGLRIESAVYPGYQMPAFYDNMIAKIICRGEDRDQAISKMRRALAELDIQGVKTNARMQAALVADAGFIAGEFNNNYLEEVFLPSWLSSEL comes from the coding sequence ATGTTTGAAAAGATTCTAATTGCCAACCGGGGTGAGATAGCTTGCCGGATTATCCGGACCTGCCAAGAACTAGGCATTGCAACTGTGGCTATATATTCTACCGCTGACCGCGATGCCCTCCATGTCCGTTTGGCTGACCAGGCAGTCTGCATTGGCGGCCCCCAGTCCAGTGATTCTTATTTGGATATGCAGGCCATTCTAAGTGCGGCCTATGTCACTCAGGCCCAGGCCATTCATCCTGGTTTTGGCTTTTTGGCGGAAAATGCTAAATTCGCCCGACTCTGCCAGGAGATGAATATCAAATTTATTGGTCCCAGCCCCGATGTGATTGACAAAATGGGCGACAAGCAGCATGCCCGGCAAACCATGATTGCTGCCCAGGTACCAGTAACACCTGGTTCAGAGGGCTTTATTACGACAGTTGACCAGGGCTTAACAGTTGCCCAAAAAGTTGGCTACCCTGTGCTTTTAAAGGCAACGGCTGGTGGTGGTGGCAAGGGTATGCGGGTGGTGGCGTCTCCTGCAGACTTAGACCACCAATTCCATGAGGCCCAGAGAGAAGCCAAGCAAGCCTTTGGTGATGACCGCCTTTATTTGGAGAAAATCATTGCACCTGCCCGCCATATTGAAGTCCAAATTATTGGTGACCAGGCAGGCAATGTTATCCACCTGGGTGAGCGCGAATGTTCCCTCCAACGTAACCACCAAAAGGTCCTTGAAGAAACACCGTCGCCTTTTATCAGTGACCAGACGAGAACTGCCATCACCCAGGCAGCGGTGCGAGCTGGCGCGGGAGTGGGCTATGAGGGGGCCGGGACGATTGAATTCTTGGTTGACAATGATCAAAACTTCTATTTTATGGAAATGAATACCCGCATCCAAGTAGAACACCCAGTTACCGAAGAAGTAACAGGCGTCGATATTGTGGCGGAACAAATTCGGGTAGCAGCTGGCTTGCCACTTTCCTATGACCAAGAGGATATTATCTTTGAAGGCCACGCCATTGAGTGTCGGATTAATGCCGAAGACCCTAGCCAAAACTTTATGCCAGCTATGGGCACCTTCGATTTTATCCACTTTCCTCAAGGCGGCTTAGGTCTGCGCATTGAAAGTGCTGTTTATCCAGGCTACCAAATGCCTGCCTTTTATGATAATATGATTGCGAAAATTATCTGTCGCGGCGAAGATCGCGACCAAGCTATCAGTAAAATGCGCCGGGCCCTAGCAGAACTGGATATTCAAGGCGTTAAGACCAACGCCCGGATGCAGGCTGCCCTGGTAGCAGACGCTGGCTTTATTGCTGGTGAATTTAATAATAATTATCTGGAAGAAGTCTTCTTGCCAAGCTGGCTCAGCTCGGAGCTTTAG